Proteins co-encoded in one Musa acuminata AAA Group cultivar baxijiao unplaced genomic scaffold, Cavendish_Baxijiao_AAA HiC_scaffold_1077, whole genome shotgun sequence genomic window:
- the LOC135666230 gene encoding LRR receptor-like serine/threonine-protein kinase GSO1: MDNMQPLCLVFLFLCSTLLLQWSQGCHPHDRSALLTFKAGITADPSGLLRSWDSATDCCSAWDGVACDAATGRVVNVCRPGLSSGPDFISDASIAGSLSPALGDLFSLRLLDLSNLKQLAGPVPPALGRLSRLEHLLLDSNQLTGCIPSAFANLTRLRKLSLGNNRLSGSLPPSMFTSPFLSVVSLSNNRLTGGIPASIGRVPAMEALDLHGNHLTGSIPMEIGLLRRLTVLDLSENKISGGIPSSIGKLKNLVVLYLNQNRITGSIPPSIAGMVSLQFCRMSENQLTGSIPDSIGGLPSIERLILENNKLTGQLPAAIGRLATLTDIFFSNNRFTGRIPSSFANLANLQTLDLSRNRLGGPIPAELSRLRNLQELDLSFNSLMHLGRPPSWLGQMNIFKLVLADTGISGPLSDWLSSASSISILDLSSNGLVGDLPPWIGNMTGLSLLNLSNNTLHSGIPEGFKNLTLLMDLDLHSNELYGRLRPVLAKGTQDPLGHYRTLDLSRNRFTEGLDEGVGELAAMDTVERLVVSHNPELGGGIPASMARLAALKEVGMAGNGLSGSIPEGVLDLARLTEFDVSDNRLSGRIPRHRAPLTAEGFRGNTGLCSAPLPPCKLW; the protein is encoded by the coding sequence ATGGATAACATGCAGCCGCTGtgcctcgtcttcctcttcctctgctcCACCCTGTTGCTGCAGTGGTCGCAGGGATGTCACCCCCACGACCGTTCGGCCCTTCTCACCTTCAAGGCCGGCATCACCGCCGACCCCTCCGGCCTCCTCCGCTCCTGGGACTCGGCCACGGACTGTTGCTCCGCGTGGGACGGCGTGGCCTGCGACGCTGCCACTGGCCGCGTCGTCAACGTCTGCCGCCCTGGCCTCTCCTCCGGGCCCGACTTCATCTCCGACGCCTCCATTGCCGGGAGTCTCTCGCCTGCCCTCGGCGACCTCTTCTCCCTCCGGTTGCTCGATCTCAGCAACCTCAAGCAGCTCGCCGGCCCCGTTCCACCCGCCCTCGGCCGCCTCTCCCGCCTTGAACACCTCCTCCTCGACTCCAACCAACTCACCGGCTGCATCCCCTCCGCCTTCGCAAACCTCACCCGACTCCGGAAGCTCTCCCTCGGCAACAACCGCCTCTCCGGATCGCTTCCCCCTTCCATGTTCACCTCTCCATTTCTTTCCGTGGTCTCTCTTTCCAACAACAGGCTAACCGGCGGCATCCCGGCATCCATCGGGCGGGTACCTGCAATGGAGGCACTAGACCTCCATGGCAACCACCTCACCGGCTCCATCCCCATGGAGATCGGATTGCTGCGAAGGCTCACTGTTCTTGATCTTTCAGAGAACAAGATCTCCGGCGGCATCCCCAGCTCCATAGGCAAGCTAAAAAACCTGGTGGTTCTCTACTTGAACCAGAACCGCATCACGGGAAGCATTCCGCCTTCCATCGCCGGTATGGTCTCGCTGCAGTTCTGTAGGATGTCGGAGAACCAGCTCACCGGGAGCATCCCGGATTCGATCGGCGGCCTACCTAGCATCGAGAGACTGATACTGGAGAACAACAAGCTCACCGGTCAGCTGCCCGCCGCTATAGGACGCCTCGCCACGCTCAcggacatcttcttctccaacaacCGATTTACCGGCAGGATCCCTTCCAGCTTCGCCAACCTGGCCAATCTGCAGACGTTAGACCTGTCGCGGAACCGCCTCGGTGGTCCAATCCCCGCCGAGCTCTCCCGGCTGCGGAACCTCCAAGAGCTGGATCTCTCCTTCAACTCCCTGATGCACTTGGGCAGGCCGCCGAGCTGGCTCGGCCAGATGAACATATTCAAGCTTGTCCTGGCGGACACAGGGATCTCCGGTCCGCTGTCTGACTGGCTGTCGTCGGCGTCGTCCATCTCGATCCTCGACCTTTCCAGCAACGGACTGGTGGGGGATCTCCCGCCGTGGATCGGCAACATGACCGGGCTCTCGTTGCTCAACCTCTCCAACAACACTCTGCATTCGGGGATCCCGGAGGGGTTCAAGAACCTGACGCTGCTGATGGACCTGGACCTGCACTCCAACGAGCTGTACGGCCGGCTGCGGCCAGTGCTGGCGAAGGGGACGCAGGACCCCTTGGGGCACTACCGGACGCTGGATCTGTCACGCAACCGGTTCACCGAGGGGCTTGACGAGGGCGTGGGGGAGCTGGCCGCGATGGACACAGTAGAGAGGCTAGTGGTGTCGCACAACCCAGAGCTTGGCGGCGGGATACCGGCGTCCATGGCGAGGCTGGCGGCGCTGAAGGAGGTGGGGATGGCGGGGAACGGGCTCTCCGGGAGCATACCTGAGGGCGTGCTGGACCTCGCGCGACTGACCGAGTTCGATGTGTCAGATAACAGGCTCAGCGGTCGGATACCGCGCCATCGGGCTCCCTTGACGGCGGAGGGCTTCAGAGGAAACACGGGGCTCTGCAGCGCGCCTCTCCCGCCATGCAAGCTGTGGTAA